The Streptococcus pantholopis genome has a segment encoding these proteins:
- a CDS encoding acyl-CoA dehydrogenase family protein, which produces MTAFSKEFTTWLENHAEELDQNSGTLADSLLERIAKEGVFKIGVPKELGGSGGNQSAVIEALTELGKQSLTATFISWGHRTFIENILASSNPYPRTVWLSELITGQRAAGTGLSNAVKFLSAIEELNVTVIEKGDNYYLQGRLPWVTNLRSDRFVAVFAAGFENSSQKPIIVAVPSETDGLKRSEDLEFVALQGSNTAALTFDRVLLDKRWILSYDAQDFLAQTRPAFLGFQFGMGFGLTERALAEVEQSLDKGRSVLTKDYTDALDRLRRLKSTLYFGLNKEHYFVEHPKELFQLRIDIVDLVSTSLLLELQSGGGQSYFRHSSSSFIRRWNEGAFLPIVSPSAVQLRHILAH; this is translated from the coding sequence ATGACAGCATTTTCAAAAGAATTTACGACCTGGCTGGAAAATCATGCAGAAGAACTGGACCAAAACTCTGGAACATTGGCTGACAGCCTGCTGGAGCGCATTGCTAAGGAAGGGGTCTTTAAAATCGGTGTCCCAAAAGAACTGGGAGGTAGCGGAGGAAACCAATCAGCTGTCATTGAAGCCTTAACAGAATTAGGTAAACAGTCACTGACTGCCACCTTTATTTCTTGGGGACACAGAACCTTTATCGAAAATATTTTAGCAAGCAGCAATCCCTACCCACGTACTGTCTGGCTATCTGAACTCATAACAGGACAGCGCGCTGCCGGAACAGGACTGTCCAATGCGGTTAAATTCTTATCCGCCATCGAAGAACTCAATGTCACTGTTATCGAAAAAGGAGATAATTACTATTTGCAAGGTCGGCTGCCCTGGGTGACGAATCTGCGTTCTGATCGTTTTGTGGCAGTCTTTGCGGCTGGTTTTGAAAATAGCAGCCAAAAGCCAATCATTGTGGCAGTTCCTTCAGAGACTGATGGTTTAAAACGTTCAGAAGATTTGGAATTTGTAGCGCTTCAAGGATCTAATACAGCAGCATTGACTTTTGACAGGGTGCTGCTGGATAAACGTTGGATTCTATCTTATGATGCCCAAGACTTTTTGGCTCAGACACGGCCAGCTTTTCTGGGGTTTCAATTCGGTATGGGGTTCGGCTTAACAGAGCGGGCATTGGCTGAAGTGGAACAAAGTCTAGATAAAGGCCGTTCAGTTTTAACTAAAGACTATACCGATGCGCTGGATCGGCTGAGGCGGCTGAAAAGCACCCTCTATTTCGGCTTAAACAAAGAACATTATTTTGTTGAGCACCCTAAAGAGCTTTTTCAGCTGCGGATTGATATCGTAGATTTAGTGTCTACAAGTCTTTTACTAGAATTGCAGTCTGGCGGCGGGCAAAGCTACTTCCGCCATTCTTCTTCCAGCTTTATCCGGCGCTGGAATGAAGGAGCTTTCCTGCCTATTGTCTCCCCGAGCGCTGTGCAGCTGCGGCACATTTTAGCTCATTAA
- a CDS encoding SPFH domain-containing protein, producing MFALFFIFFLLFIILIVIGSTLYVVRQQSVAIIERFGRYQGVASSGIHVRMPFGIDKIAARIQLRLLQSEIVVETKTKDNVFVTLNIATQYRVNELNVTDAYYKLMRPEAQIKSYIEDALRSSVPKLTLDELFEKKDEIALEVQHQVAEEMSTYGYLIVKTLITKVEPDAEVKQSMNEINAAQRKRVAAQELANADKIKIVTAAEAEAEKDRLHGVGIAQQRKAIVDGLAESIQELKLANVGMTEEQIMSILLTNQYLDTLNQFAAAGNQTLFLPSKPDGVEDIRTQVLSALKAK from the coding sequence GTGTTTGCTTTATTTTTTATTTTCTTTTTGCTTTTTATTATTCTCATAGTGATTGGCAGTACGCTTTATGTTGTTCGGCAGCAGTCTGTTGCTATTATTGAGCGTTTTGGGAGATATCAGGGGGTAGCCAGCAGCGGGATCCATGTCCGTATGCCCTTTGGTATTGATAAGATTGCCGCACGAATTCAGCTGCGCTTGCTGCAGTCTGAAATTGTAGTTGAGACCAAAACAAAGGATAATGTTTTTGTTACTTTAAACATTGCTACACAGTATCGGGTCAATGAGCTGAATGTGACAGATGCTTATTACAAATTGATGAGGCCGGAAGCTCAGATTAAGTCCTACATTGAAGATGCTCTGCGTTCTTCAGTGCCAAAGCTGACACTGGATGAACTGTTTGAGAAAAAGGATGAAATAGCCTTAGAGGTTCAGCATCAAGTGGCAGAGGAAATGTCAACATACGGCTATCTTATTGTTAAAACTCTGATTACCAAGGTTGAACCTGACGCAGAAGTTAAACAGTCCATGAATGAGATTAATGCTGCACAGCGGAAACGTGTTGCTGCTCAGGAACTGGCCAATGCCGATAAAATTAAGATTGTTACAGCTGCAGAAGCTGAGGCAGAAAAAGATCGCCTGCATGGTGTTGGTATTGCTCAACAGCGTAAGGCAATTGTCGATGGTTTGGCAGAATCAATTCAGGAACTAAAGCTGGCTAATGTCGGGATGACAGAAGAGCAGATTATGTCTATTCTGTTGACTAACCAATATCTTGATACTCTAAATCAGTTTGCGGCAGCCGGCAATCAAACCCTCTTTCTTCCTAGCAAACCTGATGGAGTAGAGGATATTCGCACTCAAGTTCTATCAGCTTTGAAAGCCAAATAA
- the ilvA gene encoding threonine ammonia-lyase IlvA, producing MITARDVRKAHDILKNVVEKTPLDFDRYLSEKYGATVYLKRENMQKVRSFKIRGAYYAISQLSEEEKSRGVVCASAGNHAQGVAFTCHEMKIPATIFMPVTTPQQKIGQVQFFGGPYVTTKLVGDTFDASAQAALDYTKAEGMTFIDPFDDPNVQAGQGTVAYEIYEQAQDDGVSFDSVFVPVGGGGLISGVATYFKDVAPDMTVIGVEASGARSMRAAFEKGHPVKLEHIDKFADGIAVQKVGRSTYEAARRYVDQLIGVDEGLISETLIDMYSKQGIIAEPAGAAAIAALEVMKDDIKGKTVACIISGGNNDINRMQEMEERALIYDGVKHYFVVNFPQRPGALREFVNNILGPNDDITRFEYIKRANKGTGPVLIGITLGDKADYAALIERLSVFDPSYINLHGNESLYNMLV from the coding sequence ATGATAACTGCCCGAGATGTTCGAAAAGCCCATGATATTTTGAAAAATGTTGTCGAAAAAACACCATTAGATTTTGACCGTTATTTATCAGAAAAGTATGGGGCAACAGTTTACCTAAAACGAGAAAACATGCAGAAAGTCCGTTCTTTTAAAATTCGCGGGGCCTATTATGCTATCTCTCAGCTTTCAGAAGAAGAAAAAAGCAGAGGAGTAGTTTGCGCCAGTGCCGGCAACCATGCTCAGGGGGTTGCCTTTACCTGTCATGAAATGAAAATTCCGGCTACGATTTTTATGCCGGTCACAACACCGCAGCAAAAAATTGGACAGGTTCAGTTTTTTGGCGGTCCCTATGTGACGACAAAGCTAGTGGGAGATACTTTTGATGCTTCTGCTCAGGCTGCATTGGATTATACCAAAGCTGAAGGTATGACTTTTATTGATCCTTTTGATGACCCCAATGTTCAGGCTGGGCAAGGGACAGTAGCTTATGAAATTTACGAGCAGGCTCAAGACGATGGTGTCAGCTTTGACAGTGTATTTGTTCCTGTTGGCGGCGGCGGTTTGATTTCAGGGGTAGCGACTTATTTTAAAGATGTGGCTCCTGATATGACTGTTATCGGTGTGGAAGCAAGCGGTGCCAGAAGTATGAGGGCAGCTTTTGAAAAGGGGCACCCGGTAAAATTGGAGCACATTGACAAATTTGCGGATGGTATTGCTGTGCAAAAAGTCGGCAGAAGTACCTATGAAGCGGCCAGACGATATGTTGATCAACTGATTGGGGTGGATGAGGGCTTGATTTCAGAAACCTTGATAGACATGTATTCTAAACAGGGGATTATTGCGGAACCAGCAGGAGCTGCTGCCATAGCAGCACTTGAAGTTATGAAAGATGATATCAAGGGGAAGACTGTTGCCTGCATTATTTCGGGAGGAAATAATGATATTAACCGCATGCAGGAGATGGAGGAGCGTGCCCTGATTTATGACGGCGTTAAGCATTATTTTGTAGTCAATTTTCCGCAAAGACCGGGTGCCCTTCGGGAATTTGTCAATAATATTCTGGGGCCAAACGATGATATCACACGTTTTGAATATATCAAACGGGCAAACAAAGGAACGGGGCCGGTGCTGATTGGAATCACTTTGGGGGATAAGGCTGATTACGCTGCACTTATCGAACGGCTGTCAGTCTTTGACCCTTCTTATATTAATTTACATGGCAACGAAAGCCTTTATAATATGCTTGTGTAG
- a CDS encoding DUF4956 domain-containing protein, translated as MFSDLFNNVFSQTQAHFSPSVLLLALLTSLLLGLLLAAVYRHKTLYTKEFVVTLTLLPSLIAMIILMVNGNLGTSVAVAGTFSLIRFRSAAGGAKELLAIFMATASGIAVGMGYLSLAVAFTGFLSAVLFLFEKFGFGSVSHARRQLSLLVADEEDYETKLEHFLNQFCRETECLSLKSLPQKNTVELEYLLYFKPQTTDKILMDNLRSYKGIFEIKISKMAKKKKIL; from the coding sequence TTGTTCAGTGATTTATTTAATAATGTATTTTCGCAGACACAGGCTCATTTTTCGCCTTCAGTTTTACTGCTGGCCTTATTAACCAGTTTGCTTTTAGGCCTGCTCTTAGCTGCCGTTTACAGACACAAGACTCTTTATACCAAAGAATTTGTTGTCACGTTGACTCTTCTCCCAAGTCTTATTGCTATGATTATATTGATGGTTAACGGTAATCTAGGGACCAGTGTGGCAGTTGCGGGAACATTCAGCCTGATTCGTTTTCGCTCTGCTGCCGGAGGAGCTAAAGAACTGCTGGCTATTTTTATGGCAACAGCCAGCGGAATTGCTGTTGGTATGGGCTACCTCTCTTTAGCAGTTGCTTTTACAGGCTTTCTGTCAGCTGTTTTATTCCTTTTTGAAAAGTTTGGCTTTGGCTCTGTCAGTCATGCAAGACGCCAGCTTTCTCTGTTGGTAGCAGATGAAGAGGATTATGAGACAAAGTTAGAACATTTTTTAAACCAATTTTGCCGCGAGACAGAGTGTCTTTCCCTAAAATCCCTTCCTCAAAAAAATACTGTCGAATTAGAATATTTGCTTTATTTTAAACCCCAGACGACCGATAAAATACTTATGGATAATTTGCGGTCTTATAAAGGTATTTTTGAAATTAAAATCAGCAAAATGGCTAAAAAGAAAAAAATTCTCTGA
- a CDS encoding polyphosphate polymerase domain-containing protein — MKTKQTQTQFKRIETKYILTKEVLALLQEEWKDYLIADDYPASTISNVYFDNKDFQMIQDSISHLHNREKVRMRTYEEQPNEESQAFLEIKEKKLDVGYKFRLVSNPLSIMDYVTNGLVDKTTADIEMTKKLHLLRLRYGQLQPMMYISYKRHSLRGIKSRKIRLTIDQDLLYRTENVSLTAGNYGQPLLEEGKLIMEIKVSDAMPQWLADILKKYQIEPQSFSKYATAYRRQIDDQKEVSTLVQ; from the coding sequence ATGAAAACTAAGCAAACTCAGACTCAGTTTAAGCGTATCGAAACAAAGTATATTCTAACAAAAGAAGTTTTAGCCCTTTTGCAGGAAGAATGGAAGGATTATTTAATCGCCGATGACTATCCGGCTTCAACCATCAGCAATGTTTATTTTGACAATAAGGACTTTCAGATGATCCAAGATTCTATCTCGCACTTACATAATCGGGAAAAAGTTAGGATGCGCACCTATGAAGAGCAGCCTAATGAAGAGAGTCAGGCCTTTTTAGAAATTAAGGAAAAGAAGCTGGATGTCGGTTACAAATTTCGTTTGGTTTCAAATCCTCTATCCATTATGGATTATGTTACAAACGGTCTGGTAGACAAAACAACAGCAGATATTGAAATGACTAAAAAACTGCATCTTTTACGCCTTCGCTATGGTCAGCTGCAGCCGATGATGTATATTTCTTACAAGCGCCATTCCCTTAGAGGAATTAAAAGCAGGAAAATACGTCTGACTATTGATCAGGATTTGCTTTACCGTACAGAAAATGTGTCCTTAACAGCGGGGAACTACGGTCAGCCGCTGCTTGAAGAAGGTAAGCTGATTATGGAAATCAAAGTATCAGATGCTATGCCGCAATGGCTGGCTGATATTTTAAAAAAATACCAAATTGAACCGCAGTCGTTTTCAAAATATGCTACTGCTTACCGCAGACAAATTGATGACCAAAAAGAGGTGAGTACTCTTGTTCAGTGA
- a CDS encoding M56 family metallopeptidase: protein MQERIFSLIMVNLLTSILIVLLSGILFVLKTKVSAAAKYFLWLFILLGLIIPLRPHFGQGLLKVPFQSLPGSRSAAYTTVSDSVSRPDFWSRLSPSFWIFLLLFIWLVGCLWTVSRQILAYYRFRQMLKHWGQPVTDGPINKRLESSRRSLGIRAAIDLLVCPTLKSPMLTGFRRPTIILPETAYTDEELDLIFEHELTHFKHHDLYTNLLTAVILTLHWFNPIVRFACKEMQEAAEAYCDDAVLHRHQNDFRFFYSETILTMVDRSKRELGPLTTCFYSNKFNLRRRILTIMESGRSLKILSPVLTFFLFLALLGSGSIFALTGQQLSATGSQTLKTVFSDTASSLKTEEKQSDSSSEAETDSFASSPGSSQDAASALPNSPAQEAALQMPAETVQAEAGDSDDDDDDDDLEDYDDDYDDD from the coding sequence ATGCAAGAACGAATATTCTCACTAATAATGGTAAATCTTCTGACGTCTATTCTCATTGTGCTTTTAAGCGGTATACTGTTTGTTTTAAAAACAAAGGTATCGGCGGCGGCAAAATATTTTCTCTGGCTGTTTATTCTGCTGGGCTTGATTATTCCATTGCGCCCTCATTTTGGGCAAGGGTTGCTGAAAGTTCCTTTCCAATCTCTGCCGGGGAGCCGTTCAGCTGCCTACACAACTGTTTCGGATTCAGTCTCTAGGCCGGATTTTTGGAGCCGTCTGTCGCCTTCTTTTTGGATTTTTCTCCTATTGTTTATTTGGCTTGTTGGCTGCCTTTGGACAGTCAGCCGGCAGATTCTGGCTTATTATCGTTTTAGACAAATGCTGAAACATTGGGGGCAGCCGGTTACTGACGGCCCTATAAACAAACGTCTGGAAAGCAGCAGGAGATCATTAGGCATTAGAGCTGCCATTGATCTGCTTGTCTGTCCGACTCTTAAGAGCCCTATGTTAACTGGCTTTCGTAGGCCGACAATTATCTTGCCTGAAACAGCCTATACAGATGAAGAATTGGATTTAATCTTTGAGCACGAACTTACCCACTTTAAGCATCATGATTTATATACTAATCTTTTAACAGCAGTGATTTTGACGCTTCATTGGTTCAATCCTATTGTGCGTTTTGCATGTAAAGAAATGCAGGAAGCTGCAGAAGCTTATTGTGACGATGCAGTTCTGCATCGTCATCAGAATGATTTTCGCTTCTTTTACAGCGAGACAATTTTGACCATGGTTGATCGCAGCAAGAGGGAATTAGGTCCTTTGACGACCTGCTTTTACTCTAATAAATTTAACTTACGCCGGCGTATTTTGACGATTATGGAAAGCGGCCGTTCCTTGAAAATTTTATCGCCCGTTCTGACATTTTTCCTGTTTCTGGCATTGCTTGGCTCCGGCTCAATTTTTGCGCTGACCGGTCAGCAACTGTCAGCTACAGGCAGCCAAACATTAAAAACGGTCTTTTCTGATACAGCATCATCTTTAAAAACAGAAGAAAAGCAGTCAGATAGTAGTTCGGAGGCGGAAACGGATTCTTTTGCTTCCTCTCCGGGAAGCAGTCAGGACGCAGCATCTGCCCTTCCGAACTCACCAGCTCAAGAAGCAGCTCTCCAGATGCCTGCTGAGACTGTTCAGGCAGAGGCAGGGGATAGCGACGACGATGACGATGATGATGATTTGGAAGATTATGATGATGATTATGACGATGACTGA
- a CDS encoding BlaI/MecI/CopY family transcriptional regulator — translation MKSMKRLPDAEFTVLKAIWHLPNPVTSSQIMTALGDDNHWKRQTLLTILARLIEKGFLSSERQGRERLYTALVSENEYMEVEASHFFERYKGQSFGNLMKSFFSTHQLSDADLDDINHLIQERKAGD, via the coding sequence ATGAAATCAATGAAGCGTTTGCCGGATGCGGAATTTACGGTTTTGAAAGCTATCTGGCATTTACCCAATCCGGTGACCTCTTCACAGATTATGACTGCTTTGGGAGATGATAATCATTGGAAGCGTCAGACACTTCTGACTATTTTAGCTCGGTTGATAGAGAAGGGCTTTCTAAGCAGTGAACGGCAGGGCCGGGAACGTCTCTATACTGCCCTTGTTTCAGAAAATGAGTATATGGAGGTAGAGGCCAGCCATTTCTTCGAGCGCTATAAAGGGCAGTCGTTCGGGAATTTAATGAAGTCTTTCTTTTCAACCCATCAGTTATCTGATGCGGACCTTGATGATATCAATCATCTGATACAGGAAAGAAAAGCAGGTGATTAA
- the ilvC gene encoding ketol-acid reductoisomerase: MAVTMEYEKDVKTAALTGKKIAVIGYGSQGHAHAQNLRDSGHDVIIGVRSGKSFDKAKEDGFAVYEVAQATELADVIMILAPDEIQADLYAFEIAPNLQAGNALGFAHGFNILFEYIKAPADVDVFMCAPKGPGHLVRRTYTEGFGVPALYAVYQDATGNAKAIAMDWAKGVGAARVGLLETTFKEETEEDLFGEQAVLCGGLTALIETGFEVLTEAGYAPELAYFEVLHEMKLIVDLIYEGGFKKMRQSISNTAEFGDYVSGPRVITEQVKENMKAVLADIQSGKFAQEFVEDYKAGRPRLEAYRKAAADLEIEKVGAELRQAMPFVGQDDDDAFAIYN, from the coding sequence ATGGCAGTAACAATGGAATATGAAAAAGATGTTAAAACAGCAGCTCTTACAGGAAAGAAAATCGCAGTAATCGGTTATGGTTCGCAAGGTCATGCCCATGCGCAGAATTTACGCGATTCCGGTCATGATGTTATTATTGGTGTTCGGTCCGGTAAGTCATTTGATAAAGCCAAAGAAGATGGTTTTGCTGTTTATGAGGTGGCTCAGGCAACCGAGTTGGCTGATGTGATTATGATTTTGGCACCAGATGAAATTCAAGCTGACCTTTATGCTTTCGAAATTGCTCCAAACCTGCAGGCTGGCAATGCACTCGGCTTTGCCCATGGATTTAATATCTTGTTTGAATATATCAAAGCTCCTGCTGATGTAGATGTGTTCATGTGTGCACCCAAGGGTCCCGGACATTTGGTCCGCCGGACTTATACAGAAGGATTCGGGGTTCCTGCCCTCTATGCGGTATATCAGGATGCTACCGGCAATGCTAAAGCTATTGCAATGGATTGGGCTAAAGGCGTCGGAGCGGCGCGTGTCGGTCTGCTTGAGACGACCTTCAAAGAAGAGACTGAAGAAGACCTGTTTGGCGAACAGGCTGTTCTCTGTGGCGGTTTAACTGCTCTTATTGAAACAGGCTTCGAAGTTCTTACAGAAGCAGGCTATGCTCCGGAATTGGCTTATTTTGAAGTTCTGCATGAAATGAAGCTGATTGTTGATTTAATTTATGAAGGCGGGTTTAAAAAAATGCGTCAGTCTATTTCCAATACAGCTGAGTTCGGTGATTATGTGTCAGGACCGCGTGTCATTACCGAGCAAGTTAAGGAAAACATGAAGGCTGTTCTTGCTGATATTCAGTCTGGCAAATTTGCTCAAGAATTTGTTGAGGACTATAAGGCTGGCCGTCCTCGTCTGGAAGCTTACCGCAAAGCAGCTGCTGATTTAGAGATTGAAAAAGTCGGAGCAGAGCTGCGTCAAGCTATGCCTTTTGTCGGTCAAGACGATGATGATGCATTTGCTATCTATAACTGA
- the ilvN gene encoding acetolactate synthase small subunit, whose amino-acid sequence MRRMLTARLKNSTGVLNRFTGVLSRRQVNIESISVGHTDEPDISRITIIIDVETLEEVEQIIKQLNRLIDVVRVRDITDIPHLEREVVLIKISAPAAKRAEILAIIQPFRASVVDVAPKSITIQMTGDAEKIEALLRVVKPYGIRNLARTGATGFSRDFS is encoded by the coding sequence ATGCGTAGAATGTTAACAGCCAGGTTGAAAAATTCAACAGGTGTCCTGAATCGCTTTACAGGTGTTCTTTCACGCCGTCAGGTCAATATTGAGTCTATTTCGGTTGGCCATACAGATGAGCCTGATATTTCTAGGATTACCATTATTATTGATGTGGAGACTTTGGAAGAAGTCGAGCAAATCATCAAGCAGTTGAATCGCTTAATCGATGTTGTACGTGTTCGTGATATCACAGATATTCCGCATCTGGAAAGAGAAGTGGTTCTGATTAAAATTTCCGCTCCAGCCGCCAAGCGGGCAGAAATTTTAGCTATCATTCAGCCCTTCCGTGCCAGTGTTGTTGATGTTGCCCCTAAGTCGATTACGATTCAGATGACTGGAGATGCTGAAAAGATTGAAGCCCTTCTCCGTGTTGTCAAGCCTTATGGTATTCGGAATCTTGCTCGCACAGGAGCAACCGGCTTTTCAAGAGATTTTTCTTGA
- a CDS encoding acetolactate synthase large subunit — protein sequence MKEIKLEKKKNGSELVLETLASLGIETIFGYPGGAVLPLYDAIYSFKGIRHILARHEQGALHEAEGFAKSTGKLGVALVTSGPGATNAITGIADGMGDSVPMLVFTGQVATPGIGKDAFQEADIIGVTMPITKYNYQIRDVADIPRIVTEAVHIATTGRPGPVVIDLPRDIAAKQTDFYYDPSLNLPSYQPTVEPNGLQVKKILQQLRKAKKPLIIAGGGANYAGAAKELQAFAERYNIPVVSTLLSLGVMPADHPLSLGMGGMHGSYASNMALTQCDFMINFGSRFADRLTGNPATFAKNAVVAHIDIDPAEIGKVVKTQIPVVGDAKKALELLLSFETVSTRHEDWTEQVLANKKKAPFGYDFDDKVIKPQHAIETIGRLTKGEAIVVTDVGQHQMWVAQYYPFKKERQIITSGGLGTMGFGIPAAIGAKLANPDKEVILFVGDGGFQMTNQELAILNGYGVPIKVVLVNNHSLGMVRQWQESFYNEHRSESTFDDEPNFQLLAEAYGLAHYKFSDPQSLEEDLQVILENKPMLIEVTISNREHVYPMVPSGKANNEMLGVRFNA from the coding sequence GTGAAAGAAATTAAATTGGAAAAGAAAAAAAATGGCTCTGAATTAGTTTTGGAAACCCTAGCCAGTTTAGGAATCGAAACAATTTTCGGTTATCCCGGAGGAGCTGTTTTGCCGCTTTATGATGCCATTTACAGTTTTAAAGGCATTCGCCATATTTTAGCCCGTCATGAACAGGGTGCGCTCCATGAAGCTGAAGGCTTTGCGAAATCGACAGGGAAGTTAGGTGTAGCCTTGGTGACAAGCGGTCCGGGAGCAACAAATGCTATTACAGGGATTGCTGACGGTATGGGAGACAGCGTTCCGATGCTTGTTTTTACTGGCCAGGTCGCAACTCCCGGTATAGGTAAGGATGCTTTCCAAGAAGCTGACATTATCGGTGTAACCATGCCTATCACTAAGTATAACTACCAAATACGCGATGTTGCAGATATTCCGCGTATTGTGACTGAAGCTGTTCATATCGCAACGACCGGACGTCCGGGACCTGTTGTGATTGATTTGCCCAGAGATATTGCAGCAAAGCAAACGGATTTTTACTACGATCCCAGCCTCAATCTGCCCAGCTATCAGCCGACTGTTGAACCTAATGGCCTGCAGGTAAAAAAAATTCTGCAGCAGCTGAGAAAAGCGAAAAAGCCTTTAATTATTGCCGGTGGCGGTGCCAATTATGCTGGGGCCGCCAAAGAGCTGCAAGCTTTTGCTGAACGCTATAATATCCCGGTTGTTTCAACTCTTCTGAGTTTAGGAGTTATGCCTGCTGATCACCCTCTATCGCTCGGTATGGGCGGGATGCACGGTTCATATGCGTCAAACATGGCTTTGACACAGTGCGATTTCATGATTAATTTCGGTTCGCGTTTTGCTGACCGTTTGACAGGGAATCCAGCTACTTTTGCTAAAAATGCAGTTGTTGCCCATATTGACATCGATCCGGCTGAGATTGGCAAAGTTGTTAAAACGCAAATCCCGGTTGTTGGAGATGCCAAAAAAGCATTAGAGCTGCTTTTGAGTTTCGAGACAGTCAGTACCAGACATGAGGACTGGACCGAGCAGGTTTTGGCCAATAAAAAGAAAGCGCCTTTCGGCTATGATTTTGATGACAAAGTGATTAAGCCGCAGCATGCTATTGAGACAATCGGCAGGCTGACAAAAGGGGAGGCTATTGTCGTAACTGATGTTGGTCAGCATCAAATGTGGGTCGCTCAGTATTATCCTTTTAAGAAAGAGCGCCAGATTATCACTTCTGGCGGTCTAGGAACAATGGGATTTGGGATTCCGGCAGCCATCGGTGCAAAATTAGCCAATCCGGATAAGGAGGTTATTCTTTTTGTCGGAGACGGCGGTTTTCAGATGACCAATCAGGAGTTAGCGATTCTCAACGGTTACGGTGTTCCTATTAAAGTGGTTCTGGTTAATAACCATTCTCTTGGTATGGTTCGGCAATGGCAGGAGTCTTTTTATAATGAGCACCGCAGTGAGTCTACTTTCGATGATGAACCGAATTTTCAGCTTCTGGCAGAGGCTTATGGGCTAGCTCATTATAAGTTTTCTGATCCTCAAAGCCTGGAAGAGGATTTGCAGGTCATTCTGGAAAACAAGCCGATGCTGATTGAGGTCACTATTTCAAACCGCGAGCATGTTTATCCGATGGTTCCGAGCGGTAAGGCCAATAATGAAATGCTGGGGGTGAGGTTCAATGCGTAG